A region of Flavobacterium album DNA encodes the following proteins:
- the hemA gene encoding glutamyl-tRNA reductase: MENNNIPKHLYFYAIGLSYRKADAGIRGKFSLGNEAKANVLTQAKEEGITSLIVTSTCNRTEIYGFAQHPFQLIKLLCDNSQGTVEEFQRVAFVYKNTEAINHIFRVGTGLDSQILGDFEIISQIKTSFTEAKAQGLANAFMERLVNSVIQASKRIKNETELSSGATSVSFASVQYIMNNVPDISNKNILLFGTGKIGRNTCENLVKHTKNNHIVLVNRTREKAEQVAGKFNLIVKDHDLLPLEIPKADVLVVATGAPQPTIDKDILVLDKPLLILDLSIPKNVHDDVKELPGVTVVHLDDLSKITDSTLENRRLHIPAAEAIIEEVVEEFNDWTNARKFAPTINALKEKLNSIKDSELDFQRKKISNFDEEQAEIISRRIIHKITTHFANHLKDRDTVVDESIEWIEKVFRIETPVK; this comes from the coding sequence ATGGAGAACAATAACATCCCAAAGCATCTGTACTTTTATGCCATTGGACTTAGCTACAGGAAAGCTGATGCGGGGATAAGGGGAAAATTCAGCTTAGGCAACGAAGCTAAGGCGAACGTGCTAACGCAGGCGAAAGAGGAAGGCATTACCAGCCTGATAGTTACCTCTACCTGCAACAGGACCGAGATCTATGGCTTTGCGCAACATCCGTTCCAGCTGATAAAACTGCTTTGCGATAACAGCCAAGGGACGGTGGAAGAATTCCAGCGTGTTGCCTTTGTATATAAAAACACCGAGGCCATCAACCATATATTCCGTGTGGGCACAGGGCTCGACAGCCAGATACTGGGCGACTTCGAGATCATCAGCCAGATAAAGACGAGCTTTACAGAAGCCAAAGCGCAGGGCCTTGCCAACGCCTTTATGGAAAGGCTGGTAAACAGCGTGATACAGGCCAGTAAGCGCATCAAGAATGAGACAGAACTGAGTTCGGGCGCTACATCGGTGTCGTTTGCATCGGTGCAGTACATCATGAACAATGTGCCGGACATCAGCAATAAGAATATCCTGCTCTTCGGCACGGGGAAAATAGGCCGCAATACCTGCGAGAATCTGGTGAAGCACACGAAGAACAACCATATTGTGCTGGTAAACCGCACCCGCGAAAAGGCCGAACAGGTGGCCGGAAAGTTCAACCTGATCGTGAAGGACCACGACCTGCTGCCCCTTGAGATCCCGAAAGCCGATGTGCTTGTGGTAGCCACCGGTGCGCCGCAGCCCACAATAGACAAAGATATCCTGGTGTTGGACAAGCCGTTGCTGATCCTGGACCTTTCTATCCCGAAGAACGTGCATGATGATGTAAAGGAACTGCCGGGCGTTACCGTAGTGCACCTGGACGACCTTTCTAAAATAACCGACAGCACACTGGAAAACCGCAGGCTGCATATTCCTGCTGCCGAAGCGATTATTGAAGAAGTTGTTGAAGAATTCAACGACTGGACCAATGCCCGCAAATTTGCACCGACGATCAACGCGCTTAAAGAAAAGCTGAACTCAATAAAAGACAGCGAACTTGATTTCCAGCGCAAGAAAATAAGTAATTTTGACGAAGAGCAGGCCGAAATTATCAGCCGGCGCATCATCCATAAAATTACTACCCATTTTGCCAATCACCTGAAAGACCGCGATACCGTAGTGGACGAAAGCATCGAATGGATTGAGAAAGTCTTCAGGATCGAAACTCCCGTAAAATGA
- a CDS encoding MATE family efflux transporter: MELSNRDLAKKDIRGLLIKQSVPASIGILFMTVNVLIDAVFVGRWIGSLAIAALSVVMPITFFISAIGLAIGTGGGSVLSRALGANDKEKALNTFAHQIMLTFGLSSIFVVFGIFFGDEILYAFGANGAIKGPAHEFFLPILLAVPFQALCMMGNNVIRAEDKSRHSMVSMIISAVANIVFDILFINILDMGIFGAALATALSFFACFLYILWFFIFKSELRLSWKNFVFRKKIAGEITSLSFVTFARQGVISVLAVLLNHTLYAFGGEHAVTVYGIISRMLMFALFPVLGITQGFLPIAGYNYGAGNYGRVRETISTSIKYAGGLAIIIFVVILVFARPITAVFTTDPEVIRDTPGALRWVFAASPIIAVQLIGAAYFQAAGKATKALMLTLSKQGFFLIPLVLILPQFFGIFGVWVAFPIADVLSTIVTGIFLRKEMATDLKQK; encoded by the coding sequence ATGGAATTATCCAACCGGGACCTTGCAAAAAAAGACATCAGGGGATTGCTCATCAAGCAGTCGGTCCCCGCCTCCATAGGCATATTGTTCATGACAGTGAACGTGCTTATCGATGCTGTTTTTGTAGGCCGTTGGATAGGATCGCTTGCCATTGCCGCCTTATCGGTGGTAATGCCGATCACGTTTTTCATTTCTGCTATAGGACTGGCAATAGGTACAGGGGGTGGCTCCGTGCTTTCGCGTGCGTTGGGTGCCAATGATAAAGAAAAAGCCCTCAATACTTTTGCCCACCAGATCATGCTCACTTTCGGGCTGTCGTCCATCTTTGTGGTTTTCGGGATCTTCTTTGGCGATGAAATACTCTATGCTTTTGGAGCCAACGGCGCGATAAAAGGACCCGCGCACGAATTTTTCCTGCCAATACTTTTGGCCGTACCGTTCCAGGCATTGTGCATGATGGGCAACAATGTGATCCGTGCCGAGGACAAGTCGCGGCATTCCATGGTATCGATGATCATTTCGGCAGTTGCCAATATTGTTTTCGATATCCTCTTTATTAATATACTGGATATGGGCATCTTTGGGGCGGCACTGGCTACAGCGCTTTCCTTTTTTGCCTGCTTCTTATATATCTTATGGTTCTTTATTTTCAAAAGCGAACTCCGCCTGTCCTGGAAGAACTTTGTTTTCCGTAAAAAGATAGCTGGGGAGATAACATCCCTGAGCTTTGTTACTTTTGCACGCCAGGGAGTAATCAGTGTGCTGGCGGTATTACTCAACCACACGCTGTATGCCTTTGGGGGCGAGCATGCCGTTACCGTTTATGGCATTATCAGCAGGATGCTCATGTTTGCGCTCTTTCCGGTGTTAGGAATCACTCAGGGGTTCCTGCCTATTGCGGGCTACAACTATGGCGCGGGTAATTACGGGCGTGTCCGCGAAACGATATCCACCTCTATAAAGTATGCCGGCGGACTGGCGATAATCATCTTTGTTGTCATACTCGTATTTGCACGGCCGATAACCGCTGTATTTACCACAGACCCCGAAGTGATACGCGATACGCCGGGTGCACTGCGTTGGGTCTTCGCGGCATCGCCAATTATCGCGGTGCAGTTGATAGGTGCGGCCTATTTCCAGGCTGCCGGCAAGGCCACAAAGGCTTTAATGCTCACGCTAAGCAAGCAGGGTTTCTTCCTGATACCTTTGGTATTAATTTTGCCGCAATTTTTTGGTATCTTCGGGGTTTGGGTTGCCTTCCCGATCGCCGATGTGCTTTCTACGATAGTGACGGGAATCTTTTTGAGGAAAGAAATGGCAACCGATCTTAAACAAAAATAA
- a CDS encoding helix-turn-helix transcriptional regulator has protein sequence MGSHEEVMIEDGFYVLRFENNSDETIHFEREVDVDLIQFHFGVKGRAKFIFNQGRYALDLREELSLFLFNPQKELPVHLEIAPHSWVISVLISIKKFHGFFSDQADHIPFLSPDNIDKKYYKDEKINPSMAIVLSQLFHFNLHPSIKKLYFKGKVYELLSLYFNRAEDANTEACPFLVDEENVMKIRKAKDIVIANMAEPPGLQELADQVGINLKKLKMGFRQIYGDSVYSFLFDYKMDYARKLLDSGSYNVNEVGLKIGYSTASHFISAFKKKFGTTPKKYLMSINERV, from the coding sequence ATGGGTTCTCATGAGGAGGTTATGATCGAAGATGGTTTTTATGTGCTGCGTTTCGAGAACAACAGCGACGAAACCATCCATTTTGAAAGGGAAGTGGATGTAGACCTTATCCAGTTCCATTTTGGGGTAAAAGGCAGGGCCAAATTCATATTCAACCAGGGACGCTATGCGCTCGACCTGCGGGAAGAGCTGTCGCTGTTCCTGTTTAATCCGCAAAAGGAATTGCCGGTGCATCTTGAGATCGCCCCGCATTCGTGGGTTATCTCAGTCCTTATTTCGATAAAAAAATTCCATGGGTTCTTTTCTGACCAGGCGGACCACATCCCGTTCCTCAGCCCCGATAACATCGATAAAAAATATTACAAGGATGAGAAAATAAACCCTTCCATGGCTATAGTACTCAGCCAGCTGTTCCATTTCAACCTGCACCCTTCGATAAAGAAATTATACTTTAAAGGTAAGGTCTACGAGCTGTTGAGCCTGTACTTCAACCGTGCCGAGGATGCCAACACCGAAGCCTGCCCGTTCCTGGTAGATGAGGAAAACGTAATGAAGATCAGAAAAGCGAAAGATATCGTGATCGCCAATATGGCCGAACCGCCGGGGCTGCAGGAACTCGCCGACCAGGTGGGTATCAACCTGAAAAAACTGAAGATGGGCTTCCGCCAAATCTACGGCGACAGCGTGTACAGCTTCCTGTTCGATTACAAGATGGACTATGCCCGCAAGCTGCTTGATAGTGGATCGTATAACGTAAATGAAGTCGGCCTGAAAATAGGTTACAGCACGGCAAGCCATTTTATTTCGGCATTCAAGAAGAAATTCGGCACCACGCCGAAAAAGTATCTGATGAGTATTAATGAGAGGGTGTAG
- a CDS encoding sensor histidine kinase has protein sequence MNERFKIKRWSLRTRIFLSMILITLFASFLIAIVAVYQFKKEAKDYNEDRLERKEAAIKAHMNYVLSTTTYPMTTENLPLIFRERIHELSNIHGMEINIYDLNGHLLKSSKAAFSVDTINSNIPPKILKVLRSIAEKRYVDQKVNDGKKSRSSYSYIKDNKFKPLGILNLPYIEDDGYYDKETNNFLMRFVQVYSFMLLLSVIIAYFLSSYITRSIKEISERIKETRLNEVNEKIDLGDSPQEISLLVDAYNNLVEDLDESATKLAQSEREQAWREMAKQVAHEIKNPLTPMRLTVQSFQRKFDPNDPNIKQKLDEYSKTLIQQIDTMSAVASAFSSFASMPAQQNETLNVVKIVQLALEIFNEPYITFHSDEPYIITRMDRTQLIRIITNLVKNATQAFDENQSNPTVDVRVYRKGDKAMILVKDNGKGITIENKNRIFEPKFTTKTSGMGLGLGIIKNIVENYHGTITFESEPGQGTSFLVTLPITAPEGNEMETNDKPI, from the coding sequence ATGAACGAACGCTTCAAAATAAAACGCTGGTCGCTCCGCACAAGGATATTCCTGTCGATGATACTCATCACGCTGTTTGCATCGTTCCTTATTGCCATTGTAGCCGTTTACCAGTTTAAAAAAGAAGCCAAAGATTACAACGAAGACCGTCTTGAACGCAAGGAAGCCGCCATCAAGGCACACATGAATTACGTTCTTTCCACTACTACCTATCCAATGACCACCGAGAACCTGCCGCTGATATTCAGGGAGCGCATACACGAGCTGTCCAATATACACGGCATGGAGATCAATATTTACGACCTTAACGGGCATTTGCTGAAGTCATCAAAAGCTGCCTTTTCGGTAGATACCATCAACAGCAACATACCGCCTAAGATACTTAAGGTGCTGCGCTCCATTGCCGAAAAGCGCTATGTTGATCAGAAAGTTAACGACGGAAAAAAAAGCCGTTCCTCCTACAGCTATATTAAGGACAATAAATTCAAGCCGCTCGGGATACTGAACCTCCCTTATATTGAAGACGATGGTTACTACGACAAGGAAACCAACAACTTCCTGATGCGGTTTGTGCAGGTGTATTCGTTCATGCTCCTGCTGTCGGTTATCATAGCCTATTTCCTGTCTAGCTATATTACCAGGTCCATCAAGGAGATCAGTGAGCGCATCAAGGAAACGCGCCTGAATGAAGTGAATGAAAAAATAGATTTGGGCGACTCACCGCAGGAAATAAGCCTGCTTGTAGATGCCTACAATAACCTTGTGGAAGACCTCGACGAAAGCGCAACCAAACTTGCCCAGAGCGAACGCGAGCAGGCCTGGCGCGAAATGGCCAAGCAGGTAGCCCACGAGATCAAGAACCCGCTCACGCCCATGCGCCTTACCGTGCAGAGCTTCCAACGAAAGTTTGACCCGAACGATCCCAACATTAAGCAAAAGCTGGACGAATATTCTAAAACGCTGATACAGCAAATTGATACTATGAGCGCTGTTGCCTCGGCATTCTCGAGTTTTGCCTCGATGCCGGCACAGCAGAACGAAACGCTGAACGTGGTGAAGATCGTTCAGCTGGCATTGGAGATATTTAACGAGCCCTACATCACCTTCCATAGTGATGAGCCCTATATTATCACGCGTATGGACCGTACCCAGCTCATACGCATCATTACCAACCTGGTGAAGAACGCTACACAGGCTTTTGACGAAAACCAATCTAACCCGACCGTAGATGTAAGGGTGTACCGCAAGGGCGACAAAGCGATGATCCTGGTGAAAGATAATGGCAAAGGCATTACCATAGAAAACAAAAACCGTATTTTTGAGCCGAAATTCACTACCAAGACCAGCGGTATGGGCCTTGGGTTAGGAATTATTAAGAACATAGTGGAAAACTACCACGGTACTATCACCTTTGAGAGTGAGCCGGGACAGGGGACTTCCTTTTTGGTAACGCTCCCGATCACCGCACCCGAAGGCAACGAAATGGAAACAAACGACAAACCGATATAA
- a CDS encoding CopD family protein — translation MEYYNYIKSLHLIFVITWFAGLFYIVRLFVYHIEANDKPSPEKEILTEQYKLMSYRLWYIITWPSAVLAVIFAITLLVLMPGWLKEDWMYVKLGFVFLLILYQLKCHQIFKQLQRGEVKYTTGFMRLWNEGATIILFAVVFLVIMKNAINWIYGVVGIILFSILLMLGYKFYKRIRQKNNS, via the coding sequence ATGGAATACTACAACTACATAAAATCCCTCCACCTCATTTTCGTGATCACCTGGTTTGCCGGGTTGTTCTATATCGTGCGGTTATTCGTGTATCACATTGAAGCTAACGACAAGCCTTCGCCCGAAAAAGAGATATTAACCGAACAATATAAGCTGATGAGCTACCGCCTGTGGTACATTATCACATGGCCATCGGCGGTGCTGGCTGTTATTTTTGCGATAACGCTCCTTGTCCTCATGCCGGGCTGGCTGAAGGAAGACTGGATGTATGTAAAGCTTGGCTTTGTATTCCTGCTGATACTGTACCAGCTTAAATGTCACCAGATATTTAAGCAGCTGCAACGTGGGGAGGTAAAATATACAACAGGCTTTATGCGCTTATGGAACGAAGGCGCTACTATCATACTGTTTGCCGTAGTGTTTTTGGTGATCATGAAAAACGCAATCAACTGGATATACGGTGTTGTGGGCATCATCCTTTTCAGTATCCTGCTGATGCTGGGCTATAAATTTTACAAACGCATCAGGCAGAAAAACAATTCCTGA
- a CDS encoding enoyl-CoA hydratase/isomerase family protein: MNYENILAEKDNGIGLITINRPTKLNALNRATILELNEAFTAFNTDKAVKVIIVTGSGEKAFVAGADIAEFADFNEEEGEKLAALGQELLFDLVQNLGTPVIAAINGFALGGGLELAMAAHFRVASDNAKMGLPEVSLGVIPGYGGTQRLPQLVGKGRAMEMIMTAGMANAEEAKTYGLVNHVVPQAELIDFCKGIAAKIMKNSSVAIANAIKAINANYEDGVNGYNTEIRAFGESFGTADFKEGTTAFLEKRKAEFPGE; this comes from the coding sequence ATGAACTACGAAAACATACTCGCCGAAAAAGATAACGGCATTGGGCTGATAACCATCAACAGGCCTACGAAGCTGAATGCACTGAACAGGGCAACGATACTCGAACTTAATGAAGCATTTACCGCCTTTAATACTGATAAGGCTGTAAAAGTGATCATCGTGACCGGCAGTGGCGAAAAGGCTTTTGTGGCCGGCGCCGATATTGCAGAGTTTGCCGATTTCAACGAGGAAGAAGGCGAAAAGCTGGCAGCGCTTGGGCAGGAACTTCTTTTTGACCTCGTACAGAACCTGGGCACCCCGGTAATTGCTGCTATAAACGGCTTTGCCCTTGGCGGCGGACTGGAACTGGCTATGGCGGCACACTTCCGCGTGGCCAGCGACAATGCTAAAATGGGCCTTCCGGAAGTATCGCTTGGCGTCATACCGGGCTACGGCGGCACGCAGCGCCTTCCTCAGCTTGTGGGCAAAGGCCGCGCTATGGAAATGATCATGACCGCCGGAATGGCAAATGCAGAAGAGGCGAAAACTTACGGACTGGTAAACCATGTGGTGCCACAGGCAGAGCTTATCGACTTCTGTAAAGGCATTGCCGCCAAAATAATGAAGAACTCATCCGTGGCTATTGCCAATGCCATAAAAGCGATCAATGCCAATTATGAGGATGGCGTGAATGGCTATAACACAGAGATACGCGCTTTCGGCGAATCCTTTGGCACCGCCGATTTTAAGGAAGGCACTACCGCATTTTTGGAAAAGAGGAAAGCGGAGTTTCCGGGGGAATAA
- the yiaA gene encoding inner membrane protein YiaA, protein MKKETIANGVLTLKPSPAFVGASWMALLIGMTAFCIGLFNAEMELNEKGYYFTILLFGLFSVISVQKSVRDRMEGIPVTDLYYGISWFTTIAAVVLLIIGLWNADLLLSEKGFFGMAFTLSLFAAIAVQKNTRDLKQAEAQNI, encoded by the coding sequence ATGAAGAAAGAAACAATTGCTAATGGCGTGCTTACGCTAAAACCGAGCCCTGCCTTCGTGGGTGCCTCATGGATGGCGCTGCTCATCGGGATGACCGCATTCTGTATCGGGCTTTTTAATGCCGAAATGGAGCTGAACGAAAAAGGGTACTATTTTACCATCCTGCTCTTCGGTCTGTTCTCGGTGATATCCGTGCAGAAAAGCGTGCGCGACCGTATGGAAGGTATACCGGTAACCGACCTGTACTACGGCATCAGCTGGTTTACTACCATAGCCGCAGTTGTGCTGCTGATCATCGGCCTCTGGAACGCCGACCTGCTGCTAAGCGAAAAAGGGTTTTTCGGGATGGCATTTACCCTTAGCCTCTTTGCCGCGATAGCCGTACAGAAAAATACCCGCGACCTTAAACAGGCCGAAGCACAAAATATCTAA
- a CDS encoding transposase, protein MKLETLDKDGTYHIYNRGINGEPIFLSEENKKYFLKLMDKYINEEIDILAYCLMDNHFHFLLNIVSEGDIATQILSNLFNAYAKAFNKANNRTGSLFEKHFKRIRISDEDYLRQVVVYIHLNPKHHFGIDFTSFRYSSFNAILSDKDTKVNRSEVLELFGDKENYLYVHQFKNDIMNEQLTLE, encoded by the coding sequence TTGAAATTAGAAACATTAGATAAAGACGGTACGTATCACATTTATAACAGAGGGATAAATGGCGAGCCTATTTTTCTTTCTGAAGAAAATAAAAAGTATTTTCTGAAGCTAATGGATAAATATATAAATGAGGAAATAGACATTTTGGCTTACTGTTTAATGGATAACCATTTCCATTTCCTATTAAACATTGTATCTGAAGGTGATATTGCCACCCAAATATTGTCAAATCTCTTTAATGCTTATGCAAAAGCTTTTAATAAAGCTAATAACAGAACGGGAAGCTTATTTGAAAAGCATTTTAAACGTATAAGAATTAGTGATGAAGATTATTTACGACAGGTAGTGGTTTACATACATTTGAATCCGAAACACCACTTCGGGATTGATTTCACATCTTTTAGATATTCATCATTCAATGCTATTTTATCCGATAAAGACACGAAAGTTAATCGCAGTGAGGTGTTGGAACTCTTTGGCGATAAAGAAAATTACCTGTATGTTCATCAGTTTAAAAATGATATAATGAACGAACAGTTAACTTTAGAATAA
- a CDS encoding GIY-YIG nuclease family protein, which translates to MYKTLGTHNYYVYMLTNKAKTVLYTGVTNELKERIYYHRNPEPYSKAFTAKYKCFYLVYFEHYQDIEIAIDREKQIKGWTREKKNKLIDDFNPGWKFLNDEI; encoded by the coding sequence ATGTATAAAACTTTAGGAACACATAATTACTATGTTTACATGCTTACTAATAAAGCAAAAACCGTTTTATACACCGGCGTTACCAATGAATTGAAAGAAAGGATTTATTATCACCGAAATCCGGAACCTTACTCTAAAGCTTTTACTGCAAAATATAAATGCTTTTATTTAGTTTATTTTGAACACTACCAGGATATAGAAATTGCAATTGACAGGGAAAAACAAATAAAAGGGTGGACCAGGGAAAAGAAAAATAAACTTATTGACGACTTCAATCCGGGATGGAAATTCCTGAATGATGAGATTTGA
- the hemH gene encoding ferrochelatase: protein MKGVLLVNLGSPDSPEPKDVKPYLDQFLMDKYVIDVPFLLRALLVRGIILRKRPEESAHAYKKIWWEEGSPLIVLSQRMHKKVQQKTEMPVSLAMRYGKPSIETGLQELADKGVTEVLLFPLYPQYAMASTLTILVLAEEIRKKKFPQMTFTDVPAFYNKPDYIKVLANSIKRSLEGFNYDHLLFSYHGIPERHIRKTDVTKSHCKINDTCCVTQSAAHKFCYRHQCYETTRLVVEALGLPEDKYSLTFQSRLSGDKWLEPYTDIEVNKMPANGIKNLAVVTPAFVSDCLETLEEIAMRAKEDFQENGGKEFLAIPCLNDSDEWVAVVANWINEWASAEIPVA from the coding sequence ATGAAAGGAGTACTACTCGTTAACCTCGGATCGCCGGACAGCCCGGAACCAAAAGATGTAAAGCCCTACCTGGACCAGTTCCTGATGGACAAATATGTAATAGACGTGCCTTTTCTGCTAAGGGCATTACTCGTGCGCGGCATTATATTGCGCAAAAGGCCGGAAGAATCGGCGCATGCTTACAAAAAAATATGGTGGGAGGAAGGCTCCCCGCTGATTGTGCTTTCGCAAAGGATGCACAAAAAAGTGCAGCAAAAAACGGAGATGCCGGTTAGCCTTGCCATGCGTTACGGCAAGCCTTCTATAGAAACAGGGCTTCAGGAACTTGCCGATAAAGGCGTCACCGAAGTGCTGCTGTTCCCGCTGTACCCGCAGTATGCCATGGCATCAACGCTGACTATTTTAGTGCTTGCCGAAGAGATCCGCAAAAAGAAATTCCCGCAGATGACCTTTACCGATGTCCCTGCTTTTTATAACAAGCCCGACTATATAAAGGTGCTTGCCAATTCCATTAAGCGTTCGCTGGAAGGGTTCAATTACGACCACCTGCTGTTCTCCTACCACGGTATCCCGGAACGCCACATCCGGAAAACGGACGTAACGAAGTCCCACTGCAAAATAAACGATACCTGCTGTGTAACACAGTCGGCAGCACATAAATTCTGCTACCGCCACCAGTGCTATGAAACTACAAGGCTGGTAGTTGAAGCGCTCGGCCTGCCGGAAGATAAATATTCGCTTACATTCCAGTCGCGCCTTTCGGGTGACAAATGGCTGGAGCCTTATACCGATATCGAGGTTAATAAAATGCCGGCAAACGGAATTAAAAACCTCGCTGTGGTAACACCTGCGTTTGTATCCGACTGTCTTGAAACGCTCGAAGAGATCGCGATGCGGGCCAAAGAGGATTTCCAGGAAAACGGAGGCAAAGAGTTTCTTGCCATACCGTGCCTAAACGACAGTGATGAATGGGTAGCCGTTGTAGCCAACTGGATCAATGAATGGGCCTCAGCTGAAATACCTGTAGCCTAA